attatctagacTATGTACATGTCTAGATAACAGTGCGCGGAAGAGCGAGCGTGGAagatataagaaaatataagaaaaatataatacaggACGGCAATCCACCAACAACTACCGCAGACAACATGGGACTCGAAGGTAAGTTAACTAGACTTATTGTATCCCGCATTGCTGCTACATGCACTcatactttagattttaattgtatttagattTTAGACTTGAAGTTGGTATTTTGACCGGTTCCAACCTTACGACCCTCAAGGTCCAGTTGGTCTTCACCTTCACATACTCCGCGATGTCCTCAACTTTCGTGGAGTGATGTAGTCGGTCCACATACAGTAGCGTCGTAGGCACAGCTGGACGCTGCAGCATCTTTGGTCCTGGTAGTCCAGTACCGTAGGATGatgaattgtttggtcttatacctgccgcttcttttcgccatcgacctacacgacagcatttccatccccatcatatagatggttggcaggccacaactgtgcgcttctcgcgcaactttctgcctcgcacagcaaaactgtggaatgagctgtcgtcggtggtatttccgaacgggttccctctatctggcagaattttaatgctccgaaatttgtttggcatagcacacttggcagaatcttctttaaacgaatatacatatggcataaaactCATCTATAATAcgaaataagtcgagttttcctttgacgctataactccagaacgcacgaaccgatttccacggttttgcattcgttggaaaggtctcgggctccgtgaggtgaatagcaagaaaaataaggaaaattcaagagaaaagcaggattaCAGGTAAATCCTTGGTGGCGAAATGGAGTTCGCTGGGATTGCTagtttgatataataattattgttttgccgaatgtttacatttacatgttcgaatttacaaaggcatacttttaagatggtagaattttatttggcataattacttTTGGCAAAGCAAACGTTATGCGAAATGAAATTATGCAAATGTATTTGCATAATTTCATTTcgcataacgtttatttagagcgacgattatttggcataatttcacttggcttattaagaagatggtagattatcatttggaataattttattaagcaTAATTATTGTCCTTTTTTATAAAGTGTAATCATATTCTTAACCTTAAAATATTGTCTTAAAAAGTCAATATGTTGTActacaaaagttagtgaagtgacagaaccgaatcgccCTAgcgtgcaatttaaaatcgcgtgggaccgccggagccctgcagcgccggagccgtgacagaaaccctgcttgcttgcatgctgcttgcttgctgcctgcttgctgcatgcttgctgaatgctgcttgcttgctgccTGCTTGCGGCATGCAGCGCCGGATGCCTGCATGAAACcctgcttgcttgcatgcttgcgtgatagatgagtcttcCAATTATTGTGGGTatgaaaagtatgccaaaagacgattctaactgtgaactTTCTGATATATGGTGGTTCTATGTTTTActcgactgcgccagaaggagggttatgtttttcaagAGTATGTATGTTGATTTAATATGAGCATGTATAATTGTttgcacgctctgcagcctaaacggcttgatggattttggcttgagaggtgtcgttagattcgtatttactgtgagagtgacactggatatattaaaataacaaaaaaacaaagcgccaaattcgaatattgctcactctctggcctgaacgactcgatggatttcagcttgatatttgatgggtcgtttgattcgtatttactgtgagagtgacattaaaataatatttttatatcaaaatataaaaataataaaacttaaagaaaataaaataaaaaaaggttatttaaaaaactaaaaaacccgaatgcgtttcattatttataataagaaaatgaaaaaaccttaaaacaaaaatgtcccGAATGGGTCCCGattgcttaaattttacgatgactttcttgttttaggtttttcatgttcatattataaagaaacgcagtcgggttttttaaattaccttttttaattattatggctatGAAATGTATggcaaaagacgattctgacagtcaacattctgcaatatgatggttctaactttcaattattatgggtATCAATTATGCCTAAAAACGATTCTGTCTttcaaaattatgcgtttttaatgtattacaaatgatggtataccaaatgaatttctgcgaaatgaagttccCGCCATGCGttgtttgcaaaataaaattatgaccaaaaaaatctaataataaaggtagacccttTCCGACCCGAtgcgaccttcaaaccttcaagaaaagagcatgctcctttttaaaaaggccggcaacgcacctttGACTACTGTgttgttgcgggtgtccatgggcggcgctgatcgcttaccatcaagtgactcgtttgctcgtttgtcTCCTATTCCATAAGGAAAAAACCAGAACCTTGTAGAACGTAGTTAGAAATCACACTTGAGAAAATTAGGCCAAAAAGGCAATCTAAGcagattgttttgttttctttcgatCGTTTTGATGTTTgagcaaataaaacattatttttcttattcttatCGTTCATTTCAAGTAAGTAGGACTTTGTAGATTATTTCATCGACAGAGATACTAACCAAAGATGCTGCTCCCTCGATTTGGGTAGCCGTTTATGTTCAGTGTGTGGGTGTGGTCGCTGGTGACAATGAGTAGGGTGTCTTCCTCATCAGTCATGTCGGCTGCCACCTGCACAGCTTTCTCCATGGCTAGTGTCTCGCTCACAGCTACCTTGGCCCAGCCCCGGTGATGGGCCATGTCTATGTTGCCACCTTCTACCTGCAATTGtcaagaataataattttagcaCGAGTCCATTTGTTTCTTTATGGTGAAATGAAGTTGTCAGTATCTATAATAACCGTGTTGCAAATGGTACCTACAATTCTTGATCCGTTTACGGTAGCCTCACTTAGCCATAAGCCGTTGTTGTACGTCAGTTTTCTAGTATCTTTAAGAATCAGTTACTCAAGACACGTTAGGTAGTTCAAAATTCTTGATTTGTAAACTTATATTTTCCCTTAATATACTGACCATAAGGAAGTATCCGTTCTCATTCTTCTGCAGGACTTTGATGGCAGCTCTCACCATCTCAGCCAGTGAGGGCATTCCCTCTGGTCCCTTGTTTCTTTCGTGCTCGTAACTCAAATGCTCGTTCGAGAATATTCCTGGAAATAAGAGGACATTTTCTTTaaccaatagaaaaataatcttctgAATTGTTTAtaacactaaataattaaaatgccCGTTTTACCGGAGCAGTTTATAGGTAAATGATGAAAAATTAAAGATAGAATATAAGTAGAATAGGAGGGGAAAGAGCAGAGAGGGTCACCTAAATGgaaagcgatcagcgccgcctatggtcacacgcaacaccagatgagtcacagttgcgttgctggccttttaaaaaggaataattatactcttttcttgaatgttttttttttaatgggacaagcccgcctcaacctcccataccgctgcaactcctgtaagccaggatctacagtagatacaaacatgaaaacaccggaacactgaagtccggcgcgtcccagggaaatgaatgactgtcttggatcccgcaacgaaacaaatcagaagatattattagaggagaagaaaagaaattcTTGAATGTTTGTGAAACACTTATCACATAGAGGGAAAATGTGTCAACTTACCAAGTAAGTAGTCGGTCTCATTCACGTTCAACTCTCTTAGCTCCTGATTGTTCATGACCACGCTGTGTTTAAGACCTCGTGTCTCCTTGTCAGTCTTGTACTGCTCGATGAGGTTCCGCCCATCTTGCCGGTAGCAGGTCCAGGGGCTCGTGCTTATAGGGTCCTCGTCGGTGCCTGTCGCATTCGATACCAACTGCTGCCTGCCTCCTCCCATAATGACCTGGATAATTTTCATAGGAATATATAAGTAAAGAGAGATAAAAAAGACATCAAATGCCGTCATGACCCGACTGCCACGTTTATACCCCGAGAAGTTTGAGGGTACTGatctgtatgtatatttaatacatCCAGACTGTCCTTCCtgaaatatacaaaacatattaagtaaatatttcacgCAGAGACTGGCGTGTCATGTTGTGCCGTaactcaattttatttacttactgtgCTGTACagcaatttttgtttttgagtttattaattttcctGGACTACTGCAAAAATGCGTTTGTTTGTATGTCATCACCTCATCacattgtattatattgtgtttCATCACCATACACGACACTGATGCAGTGCTGCATACAGGCTTCCTAATGATTCTTATTTGCATTAGGAATAAGCAAATACACTCACTTGCAGGTCTCGTCCAGGCCAGTCCTCGACTAGCTGCCTGGCAATGTCTTTGCAGGGGGAGTGGTTTGGCAGGCTGGCCTCGCACTCCCAGCTGCGGCTTGCGCTGTGCGCGTACAGGGGGCTGGGGGTGGCGTGCGTCACGCGCATTGTCGTCACGAAACCTGGGAGAAGACGTCATGTAATTGACGACGATGTGTCGTACTTGTGGATGGATAACTATTTCATTAAATAGAACATGCCCAGTATCTTCGACAGGGCTAGGATTcctttgattttgttttcttataatgGAAGTtcctaatataattattaaaccaTAATATCTTGGCgtattaatatacaataatataagaGTCTTCGTAATGCAGTAACCAAACCATTTACAAGTTATCCAATCCTAGAACTTAGTGCTAAACCAATCAAGCATTAATTTCTACACCAATGTTATCTGTCTTTAAAGTAAATGCATGTAAAAGTAGCATTACCAATTATAGTTATACAGTTATGAGGTAATCGTGTCTATAAAGTTTATGATGCCTCGTTTAATTGGAACGTGGAATGCTACCTCCATAGTTGACAGACCTTGTACCAAATTATTGAACTTGTGGATTCCCTCCCCAATTTATTCAACTTCATTAAAATAGTCACCTGCACTCTTATTAGCGTCTAAGGCTAAAGCTGCGAGAGACTGCAGTCTGGTTTCGGTCTGGAGACTTGCTTCGCAGTCCCTGTGCTGAACAGTAGCGTCCACTCCTACTGTATCCTGGTTGACCTTCACTCCGCTGAACATGGCGGTCGCTGTGCAAGCTGAGTCAGGCACCATCTTGTTTGCTGAGTATGTCTGGAAAAGCAAAGATAGGTGTTTGAAGGATTGTGACGTTGATGTTTATTAGTTTGGCTTGGTGATTGAAGTTGGTATGGGTGTTTAAATCAGCGAatctttgttatattttagatttatcTCTGGACTGTCTTgggtggcgagagggagtgtcagactgctactgactaaaaaccattttcctactcctgcttttcgagccggagccccggtaacccgctaggtagtccgcagcttcgggtcggcatcagccctactgggccccatctgtggtggtctgataggtctttgaggcgcgcacggaATGCGATGCGCCGTACGCAAGGGGTTATATTTTGGATAGGctgtatatttttgtagatCAGACTAGACCTAAGTAATGTATAGAATTAGCTTATATGAAGTATGTGATACAAATTTTCTCCGATATTAATTTCTTCGTTTATGCTTATCGTGGTATCTGAATTTACCTTCAAAAATCCCATGTGAGGGAACTTCTCAAACACGAGCCTGTGGCTCTCCCCGCCCTTGTATATCCTGGCTGCTGTCACAGTATTGGGCCCCATGCCGTCTCCGATGAACAGGATCACGTTCTTCGCAGGGTTGAGGTTCCATTTCACTTTGAGGGCTTCTTCTAACTCATTGTGTGCAAGGTCCAACCAGAACTGACGATCTGTGGACAAACGATGTTAAAAGATCAGCTCAGCTAGAACTCAGCTTATTGGTAACAAACGAAATCAATACAAGTACATTTatgtttagtgttttttttttaatggtgcaagtaaactgtttttctttctttctttctttacattAGTATCTATGTACAAAAAGTGTAGGCCCCAGCCTTAGTGGAAATCTTTAGAGACATTTAGGTCTTGGGTTGTCCAAATAAAGTCTACCTAaagggttgagacttctaaaattataattccTCCAAATCCTAGTTATGGTTTTGTCACAGGTCCCAGTCAATCTacaggtgtttttttttatttcattgtgtaTCTGCAAACACTCTATTGCTAAAATATGGAGAAAGGaattttgcatttttaaattgaacacaatgaaaagattttattacttaatcgAAAGAATTGAAATgactaacataacataataacaaaatctCTTATCGTTGTAAGtttgttacctatttataaattacaGTTCATAGGTACATATACGATAGCTTTTAAAACTGCGTAATCTTTAGGTTACTCATTAGCTAGGTATagaaaaaattttaattataacacaagttgatattttaaatacacaatttCATATTAACAATAACAGAGATAGTAATCATTATCTATGCCAATGGCAATGTAAGTACgtgattgaaataattatttatttgaccgTCCACTGGCCATAGTGCACAGTTAGGTATCTGCTAAGTGCATAAGATGAGAACCTGAACTGACTGCATAATCCGCTACGCTGTTGCGTGATCTAATCTATTTGGTGaacaatacctatttatttatttgtatttaggaAAATTTTGATAACAGAATATATTTGTAACTTTAACCCTAGAAATTGCGATTTCCAATCCATTTTTTAAGAgggtaaaattatccaatgtcttgTCCTGCCTTGGGTGTAGCAAaagtgagactcttactgacttaaaaaaccactccgttcctactcctgtttcgagccggaaccccggtaacccgttaggtagtccgcagctccgggaggTTTTGGCATACCTACTGCGTGCCTTTTTTGCATGGAAAGAAGAACTTAACTGGTGTAGTGGAGTTTCTTTTAGGAGGGGAGAAAAATGGCACTCTCTAAAAATGTCATTATCTTCAAGTCTTTTTATTTCACACAggtagaatttttttttatgaaacaagccgataatcgagcagacgtattacctgatggtaagcaatcgtctccgcccatggacacttgaagcacagaggcgttacaagtgcgttgccggctttttgggagttaggaatttaagggttgttgttcgggaatcggggatgggaaagattgggaagggggaattgggcctccggtaacctcactcacacaacgaaacacaacgcaagcgttgtttcacgtcggttttctgtgaggccgtaggtacttacttaccaAACAATACGTATACGTCACCTATCTTTTGATGAAATTATGGCGTTATAATAGTAATAACTAGGTAATAAAAACACCTGAGtatcttataattaaaaatgggTTATTTTCAAACGAAATTCCCAGACGAGAGTatgcaaactaaagacgcgcgcgttTATTGcacattcattttaaattacgtaGATGTGATGCTTGTCCTGCCGTGTAAATAGGTAGGTGTTTCCACTGAATCTGCGCAGAGATATACACTGTATGATTATACCCGTGTAGAGTCTCGTGAGAGCTCCAGGGTTGGTCTAATTAGAGGGCCCGATACTCCCTACCGGTGTTAAAGGTGGCCACTGGGGAGGTTTTAATGAGGTGAAAATCCCacactctttaatattttttgtccaaaAAACCTAGGAGTCATTTGAAGATTTTGCAAGGCTACTTGGCTTAGGACATCGAGGTTATCGAAGATGATACTGTTTATTTCTATGGCCCTGGTTTTTGTTCTTACGTGCTTTCACCTTATACGCCCTATTCTTTGTAGGGCCCTGGTTTAGTTACCAAGGCAACATTGCCATGCCATGgctatgtaaatatttgtaaatgagtcggtaagtaggtacctactcaaatGGTTTAGACATGTAGACAgaatggatgaaagcagatttagatttagagGAAGAAGTATACAGAGAGGTAATGAATGGAACCGTCgatagagggcgccctagatagATAATATCGATCAGATGGCCGATATATtgaagaagggccaaattaaaagtaggtaGCCTTAAGCATGTATGAAATGACAGTTGATGTAGCGAAAGAGGTACGTAatataagaatcgtagcaaATGGCGTTTCATAGTGGGGTATTGGCGTACCCCCattgggagacaggcgtgaggtatgGGTCAGTAGGTTGGTACACATgaccttttttatataaaatgggTCGGTGTTTGGCCacgtacttaaatatttacattgataGGTCTTCACATACACTTCACACATCTTCTACAGGTAAATGAATCTAATTTGGGTAAGGAAAACATTCGTACTGAAACTGTAAACTGAAACAGTTTCTTAAACCAAGGActctaaagtttattttcatttaaaggtATGTACAAACAATCGTTTATTTTTCGTTCAGATGAAGTAACGCTTGTATTAAGTCTATTTCTATTGGGTATATTGTATCTTTTAGCTTACGAAACATCACACGTGTTGGATAGATAGGGTAAGCAAAGTAGTGGGCACTATTTACACCAGAATTTTGGACCATTTTTAGCATTTAGCGTGTGATAAagtcctatcacctaagtcactCATACCgtgcctgtataccaaatttcatcaaaatcgtgATCAGTAGTTtcacgtgattgacggataaacataaacaaacaaactttcatattgaTTACCTAGTGTGATATAGTGATATTCTATGTTCATTACTTAGCGAGTTTCCTACTGGCATATTACACACTATTTCAGACCCTGTCTTATTAAGTAATTCGAAAACGAATCTACGTACTTACGAAATCAAACACGGGAATTATACTTTACACAACCTGGAATCCGAACCTTATATCTGAAACGACTTGAGATCAGTAGACACaccacacatacacacactttAAACTTATTCGATTCACTCTAGATTGTCGAATGAgtgttttttactttaaataataaccATATGATTGGATATTATTATCTGCATAAAAAAACTAGTTGTTCCATTCACGCCTGCGCAACAGATGGACGCAAAGCcccacaaatattttttgccgtataaaaaacaatagGTTCACTTTAACCGACTACATTAaaccttgttttattttaagacatgTTATCCCTgcgtttttataaaaagttaattcattaattttgaagatcctgttttatattattataagtccttaataaacaataatgaaGTAGTTATTTATCATTCGATCcttaaaataactacttataGGAATCTTATTACCGAATTATTCACAGCTTGTTACCTAATTGTACGTACTGAGATAGGTAACTAGTACCTATAGtcaattatgaaataaatgagTCAATGCAATACTAAAGAAAACTTTATCTATGCGTTAAACAACAATCATTCAACCCGAGAACAAACGGTAAATAATTTAACCTTGGCAAACAATTCCCCCAAAATAGTACATAACCAAAAAACTAACAACAAACTACACTACATAAATAAGcatttaaaacacaatattaattattaaaaatatttattaaataataaataaacttacccGTTCGTAACGTGGATCGTACGCTGACGATGAAAGCACAAAACGCGAGTACACTGCGCGCACGCATGTTTGACACTAAAGATCTATACGTCACCGCGCACGCTGTCTACAGTTATTAGGTAAGGCGACGCAATCAGAGAAACTATACAGAAGGCTTACAAGATTATTATTCGCAAATTACATGGATTATGAGATGTGATAATGtgataataatcatttattatttactattgtgcaatgttattttgtatgtttgtttcagactttttttaatctgtgttttatttatttggagagaaatacaacgtcacgctttttatccccgaaggggtaagcagaggtgcatctgTGCGTTACGTCacgtaatattaaatataattggagagaaatatttatttgttattcattAGTTGAGGAGGTCCGTAGATAGTTCTTCATACATTTGATTGTAatctgtttgtttatatttagacaGCAGTTATGCTTTATTTCATTCGGTATTAGGGGTTGTCTAAATAAATAGCATCACATCCAATGTGAGGACacatatttttacccgactgcgccagaaggagggttatgtttttcgagtgtatgtataatgatgtatgtatgtatgtatgtatctatgtataacattggcacgctctgcagcctaaaggGCTTGatattttgacttgagaggtgtcgttagattcgtatttactgtgagagtgacactggatacatcaaaataaaaaaaaacaaaataatttttggcgccaaattcgaatatttctcactctctagcctaaacggcttgacggattttgacttgagaggtgtcgttagattgtatttactgtgaaagtgacactggatatataaaaat
This genomic interval from Spodoptera frugiperda isolate SF20-4 chromosome 6, AGI-APGP_CSIRO_Sfru_2.0, whole genome shotgun sequence contains the following:
- the LOC118267498 gene encoding alkaline phosphatase isoform X1, which produces MRARSVLAFCAFIVSVRSTLRTDRQFWLDLAHNELEEALKVKWNLNPAKNVILFIGDGMGPNTVTAARIYKGGESHRLVFEKFPHMGFLKTYSANKMVPDSACTATAMFSGVKVNQDTVGVDATVQHRDCEASLQTETRLQSLAALALDANKSAGFVTTMRVTHATPSPLYAHSASRSWECEASLPNHSPCKDIARQLVEDWPGRDLQVIMGGGRQQLVSNATGTDEDPISTSPWTCYRQDGRNLIEQYKTDKETRGLKHSVVMNNQELRELNVNETDYLLGIFSNEHLSYEHERNKGPEGMPSLAEMVRAAIKVLQKNENGYFLMVEGGNIDMAHHRGWAKVAVSETLAMEKAVQVAADMTDEEDTLLIVTSDHTHTLNINGYPNRGSSIFGDKRANESLDGKRSAPPMDTRNNTVVKGIAQPSSYDGVNYTTLSYATGGPGSFQFYVHKDPTLPTGSMVTRRDPSTEDTEQYNYTQIAGIQLVENYHGGGDVAIYARGPYSHLFHNVHEQHYVFHAISHAAKFGNESRSSAVQVSAFHLAIIAAISFFML
- the LOC118267498 gene encoding alkaline phosphatase isoform X2; this encodes MRARSVLAFCAFIVSVRSTLRTDRQFWLDLAHNELEEALKVKWNLNPAKNVILFIGDGMGPNTVTAARIYKGGESHRLVFEKFPHMGFLKTYSANKMVPDSACTATAMFSGVKVNQDTVGVDATVQHRDCEASLQTETRLQSLAALALDANKSAGFVTTMRVTHATPSPLYAHSASRSWECEASLPNHSPCKDIARQLVEDWPGRDLQVIMGGGRQQLVSNATGTDEDPISTSPWTCYRQDGRNLIEQYKTDKETRGLKHSVVMNNQELRELNVNETDYLLGIFSNEHLSYEHERNKGPEGMPSLAEMVRAAIKVLQKNENGYFLMVEGGNIDMAHHRGWAKVAVSETLAMEKAVQVAADMTDEEDTLLIVTSDHTHTLNINGYPNRGSSIFGIAQPSSYDGVNYTTLSYATGGPGSFQFYVHKDPTLPTGSMVTRRDPSTEDTEQYNYTQIAGIQLVENYHGGGDVAIYARGPYSHLFHNVHEQHYVFHAISHAAKFGNESRSSAVQVSAFHLAIIAAISFFML